In Ailuropoda melanoleuca isolate Jingjing chromosome 4, ASM200744v2, whole genome shotgun sequence, the following proteins share a genomic window:
- the BOLA3 gene encoding bolA-like protein 3 isoform X2, translating into MAAWSPAAAAPLLRGIRGLPLLHCAQRMFASQTEGELKVTQILKEKFPGATAVQVTDISGTERRNQRNARIADIYLRPQTLTTSWPRRCRCLTPWMNLADTNLF; encoded by the exons ATGGCGGCGTGGAGCCCGGCCGCTGCAGCGCCGCTGCTCCGCGGGATCCGGGGG CTTCCTCTTCTCCACTGTGCCCAGCGGATGTTTGCCTCGCAAACTGAGGGGGAGCTCAAGGTGACCCAAATTCTCAAAGAAAAGTTTCCTGGAGCGACAGCTGTCCAAGTCACCGACATTTCAG gcactgaaagaagaaatcaaaggaatgCACGGATTGCGGATATTTACCTCCGTCCCCAAACACTGACCACATCCTGGCCGCGTAGATGCCGCTGCTTAACACCTTGGATGAACTTGGCTGACACCAACCTTTTCTAG
- the BOLA3 gene encoding bolA-like protein 3 isoform X1, with translation MAAWSPAAAAPLLRGIRGLPLLHCAQRMFASQTEGELKVTQILKEKFPGATAVQVTDISGGCGAMYEIRIESEEFKEKRTVQQHQMVNQALKEEIKGMHGLRIFTSVPKH, from the exons ATGGCGGCGTGGAGCCCGGCCGCTGCAGCGCCGCTGCTCCGCGGGATCCGGGGG CTTCCTCTTCTCCACTGTGCCCAGCGGATGTTTGCCTCGCAAACTGAGGGGGAGCTCAAGGTGACCCAAATTCTCAAAGAAAAGTTTCCTGGAGCGACAGCTGTCCAAGTCACCGACATTTCAG GAGGCTGTGGGGCGATGTATGAAATCCGGATCGAGTCAGAAGAATTTAAGGAGAAGAGAACTGTCCAGCAGCACCAGATGGTAAATCAG gcactgaaagaagaaatcaaaggaatgCACGGATTGCGGATATTTACCTCCGTCCCCAAACACTGA
- the MOB1A gene encoding MOB kinase activator 1A isoform X1 has product MSFLFSSRSSKTFKPKKNIPEGSHQYELLKHAEATLGSGNLRQAVMLPEGEDLNEWIAVNTVDFFNQINMLYGTITEFCTEASCPVMSAGPRYEYHWADGTNIKKPIKCSAPKYIDYLMTWVQDQLDDETLFPSKIGVPFPKNFMSVAKTILKRLFRVYAHIYHQHFDSVMQLQEEAHLNTSFKHFIFFVQEFNLIDRRELAPLQELIEKLGSKDR; this is encoded by the exons CAGTAGCCGCTCTTCTAAAACATTCAAACCAAAGAAGAATATCCCTGAGGGCTCTCATCAGTATGAACTCTTAAAACATGCAGAAGCAACTCTAGGAAGTGGGAATCTGAGACAAGCTGTTATGttgccagagggagaggaccTCAATGAATGGATAGCTGTTAACA CTGTGGATTTCTTCAACCAGATCAACATGCTGTATGGAACTATTACAGAATTCTGCACTGAAGCAAGCTGTCCAGTCATGTCTGCAGGTccaag ATACGAATATCATTGGGCAGACGGTACTAATATTAAAAAGCCAATCAAATGTTCTGCACCAAAATACATTGACTATTTGATGACTTGGGTTCAGGATCAGCTTGATGATGAAACTCTTTTTCCTTCTAAGATTG GTGTCCCATTTCCCAAAAACTTTATGTCTGTGGCAAAGACCATTCTGAAGCGTCTTTTCCGGGTTTATGCCCATATTTATCACCAGCACTTTGATTCTGTGATGCAGCTGCAAGAGGAGGCCCACCTCAACACCTCCTTTaagcactttattttctttgttcag gAGTTTAATCTGATTGATAGGCGTGAGTTGGCACCTCTTCAGGAATTAATTGAGAAGCTTGGATCGAAAGACAGATAA
- the MOB1A gene encoding MOB kinase activator 1A isoform X2, translating to MSFLFSRSSKTFKPKKNIPEGSHQYELLKHAEATLGSGNLRQAVMLPEGEDLNEWIAVNTVDFFNQINMLYGTITEFCTEASCPVMSAGPRYEYHWADGTNIKKPIKCSAPKYIDYLMTWVQDQLDDETLFPSKIGVPFPKNFMSVAKTILKRLFRVYAHIYHQHFDSVMQLQEEAHLNTSFKHFIFFVQEFNLIDRRELAPLQELIEKLGSKDR from the exons TAGCCGCTCTTCTAAAACATTCAAACCAAAGAAGAATATCCCTGAGGGCTCTCATCAGTATGAACTCTTAAAACATGCAGAAGCAACTCTAGGAAGTGGGAATCTGAGACAAGCTGTTATGttgccagagggagaggaccTCAATGAATGGATAGCTGTTAACA CTGTGGATTTCTTCAACCAGATCAACATGCTGTATGGAACTATTACAGAATTCTGCACTGAAGCAAGCTGTCCAGTCATGTCTGCAGGTccaag ATACGAATATCATTGGGCAGACGGTACTAATATTAAAAAGCCAATCAAATGTTCTGCACCAAAATACATTGACTATTTGATGACTTGGGTTCAGGATCAGCTTGATGATGAAACTCTTTTTCCTTCTAAGATTG GTGTCCCATTTCCCAAAAACTTTATGTCTGTGGCAAAGACCATTCTGAAGCGTCTTTTCCGGGTTTATGCCCATATTTATCACCAGCACTTTGATTCTGTGATGCAGCTGCAAGAGGAGGCCCACCTCAACACCTCCTTTaagcactttattttctttgttcag gAGTTTAATCTGATTGATAGGCGTGAGTTGGCACCTCTTCAGGAATTAATTGAGAAGCTTGGATCGAAAGACAGATAA